In Nymphaea colorata isolate Beijing-Zhang1983 chromosome 13, ASM883128v2, whole genome shotgun sequence, one DNA window encodes the following:
- the LOC116266642 gene encoding uncharacterized protein LOC116266642, whose protein sequence is MGNIFSSFFTGFGDAIGNLFQSPLDFIKGKSCSSVCGVTWDLICYIDHFCIVNIVKLVMVLALTYLIMLFLYLLYKVGIVDCVCRNICEMIWSFFTSCCSTLEYCCLILRDKMARVKRMKRVQEIESVEDEIEIGECESYNGNQFAYSERGRDFRFENLDSGRTRERRKLHFQRSLRPRRHQKTVEIYMHADHARGRRSICRRDTREGAVIHKIKVTRRKSMRRRPRLIGLP, encoded by the exons ATGGGGAATATTTTTAGCTCCTTTTTCACTGGTTTTGGTGACGCTATTGGTAACTTGTTCCAATCACCACTTGATTTCATCAAAGGAAAATCATGCAG TTCAGTATGTGGTGTAACATGGGATCTGATCTGCTACATCGACCATTTTTGCATTGTCAATATTGTGAAACTTGTAATGGTCCTTGCCCTTACATACCTCA TAATGCTGTTCTTATACCTTCTCTACAAAGTGGGAATAGTCGACTGCGTCTGCCGAAATATCTGTGAAATGATATGGTCATTCTTCACGTCTTGCTGCTCAACATTGGAGTACTGTTGCTTGATCTTACGTGACAAGATGGCAAGAGTGAAGCGAATGAAGAGGGTCCAAGAAATAGAGAGTGTTGAGGATGAAATAGAGATTGGAGAATGCGAGAGTTACAATGGGAACCAGTTTGCTTAttcagagagaggaagggattTCCGTTTTGAAAACTTGGACTCTGGAAGGACCAGGGAGCGTAGGAAGCTTCATTTTCAGAGGTCGCTGCGGCCGAGGAGGCACCAAAAGACAGTGGAGATTTACATGCACGCAGACCATGCAAGAGGGAGAAGATCAATTTGTAGGAGAGACACAAGGGAAGGAGCCGTCATTCACAAGATCAAGGTGACAAGAAGGAAAAGCATGCGCAGAAGGCCACGCTTAATTGGTCTAccataa
- the LOC116266611 gene encoding myb-related protein 308-like, whose translation MGRSPCCEKAHTNKGAWTNEEDQRLIAYIKDHGEGCWRSLPKAAGLLRCGKSCRLRWINYLRPDLKRGNFTEEEDELIIKLHSLLGNKWSLIAGRLPGRTDNEIKNYWNTHIKRKLLNRGIDPQTHRQLNQPHSQAAPSQLEPTTGFLPTTKMADLSNYQKKTDSADKSSSGISSEDEAHSMKRLDLNLDLSISLPFSPDPVVSDRQFFQPPTIVSSDIFRKSTAVCLCCSIGFQTSKDCKCQSSPDANQVAGLRYFRPFEA comes from the exons ATGGGTCGTTCTCCCTGCTGTGAGAAGGCACACACCAACAAAGGGGCATGGACGAATGAGGAAGACCAGCGCCTCATAGCTTACATCAAAGACCACGGTGAAGGGTGCTGGAGATCTCTCCCCAAAGCTGCAG GACTGCTGAGGTGTGGAAAGAGTTGCAGACTGAGATGGATCAACTACCTGAGGCCTGACCTCAAGAGGGGCAACTTCacggaggaggaagatgagCTCATCATCAAGCTCCACAGTTTGTTGGGTAACAA GTGGTCACTCATAGCAGGAAGGCTGCCAGGAAGAACAGATAATGAGATCAAGAACTATTGGAACACACACATCAAAAGAAAGCTCTTGAACCGAGGCATCGATCCACAAACGCACAGGCAACTCAACCAACCGCACTCTCAGGCTGCACCGTCCCAGCTGGAGCCAACCACAGGTTTTCTGCCTACGACCAAGATGGCAGATTTGAGCAATTACCAGAAGAAAACAGATTCTGCTGATAAGTCCAGCAGTGGGATCAGCTCGGAAGACGAAGCACACTCCATGAAGAGATTGGACCTCAATCTGGACCTCTCTATCAGTCTCCCATTCTCGCCAGATCCCGTGGTTTCCGACCGGCAATTTTTCCAGCCGCCGACAATCGTAAGCTCGGATATCTTCCGCAAGTCCACGGCTGTATGTTTGTGTTGCAGTATTGGATTCCAAACTAGCAAAGACTGTAAATGCCAATCATCCCCAGATGCTAATCAAGTTGCAGGTCTAAGATACTTTAGACCATTTGAGGCTTAA